Part of the Arcobacter sp. F155 genome, CTACTTTAGTATTATTTTGATGTGCTTCTTGAACTAGTTTATACATATCTGTATATTCTCTAGCTTCTTTATCATGTTTTAAAATACCAGTAGGGAAAAGTTTCTCTTTCTCTTCACCTTCTTCTAGTTTTTCAAACTTTGTTTTAGCCATCGTGATTTCATCAATCCACTCTAAGTTTTCCATAGCAGAAGCCATTTTATTTTTTCTACCAAGGTTAACATGACAGTTAGAGAAAATATCGAAGAATGAATAACCATTGTGCTCAAAACCTTTTACAAAGATTCTTTCAAGCTTTTTAGGGTCTAACATTGTCTCTCTTGCAACAAATGAAGCACCAGCTCCAATTGCTAAATCACAAGCATTAAAAGTAGGGTCAATATTTCCTCTTTTTGCTGTAACTGTCCACATTCCTTGAGGAGTTGTTGGAGAAGTTTGAGAGTTTGTTAATCCATAAATAAAGTTATTAATAACAATATGGTTAATATCAATATTTCTTCTACAACCATGGATTGTATGGTTTCCACCAATTGCTAAACCATCACCATCACCAGTTACACAAATAACTTTTTTATCTGGATTTGCTAGTTTAATTCCAGTTGCATAAGCAATTGCTCTACCATGTGTTGTATGTACTGTATTACAGTTGATGTATGATGAAAATCTTCCAGAACATCCAATTCCAGAGACAACACAAACATCGTCCATATCCCATCCAAGTTTGTCAATTGCACGGATAAGTGCTTTTAAAATAACACCATCACCACAAC contains:
- a CDS encoding 2-oxoglutarate ferredoxin oxidoreductase subunit beta, giving the protein MAFNYDNYLRTNKMPTLWCWGCGDGVILKALIRAIDKLGWDMDDVCVVSGIGCSGRFSSYINCNTVHTTHGRAIAYATGIKLANPDKKVICVTGDGDGLAIGGNHTIHGCRRNIDINHIVINNFIYGLTNSQTSPTTPQGMWTVTAKRGNIDPTFNACDLAIGAGASFVARETMLDPKKLERIFVKGFEHNGYSFFDIFSNCHVNLGRKNKMASAMENLEWIDEITMAKTKFEKLEEGEEKEKLFPTGILKHDKEAREYTDMYKLVQEAHQNNTKVEL